A stretch of the Sporohalobacter salinus genome encodes the following:
- a CDS encoding peptidase U32 family protein, whose amino-acid sequence MKDIPELLAPAGNLEKLKIAVLYGADAVYIGGELYNLREAADNFTMEDLKKGLEFAHNRGVKVYVTVNLIPHNDDFEGLPEYIAKLGNFGVDAVIVADPGVLSIVQEVAPDMEIHLSTQANNVNWRSLQFWQKQGVERVILARELSINEIKEINKRVDVKTESFIHGAMCISYSGRCLLSNYMINRDANRGECAQSCRWEYTLMEAERPGEYYPIVEDDAGTYIFNSKDLCMIEHIPELMTTGVSSFKIEGRMKSLHYVATVVNTYRQALDEWAEDPEGYTYKEEWLEELKKISHRHYTTGFYFGKPRSEGQNYETSSYVRNYDFMGIVQEYLPETEEAVIEVRSKFFEGDKVEFFGSETDSFIEELEYIKNEEGELISDAPHPHQLITVKVEQPVNKYDLVRRKKRDK is encoded by the coding sequence ATGAAAGATATACCAGAGCTTTTGGCGCCGGCAGGTAATCTCGAAAAGTTAAAGATTGCTGTTTTGTACGGAGCTGATGCTGTTTATATCGGCGGTGAGTTATATAATTTAAGAGAGGCTGCTGATAACTTTACAATGGAAGACTTAAAAAAAGGGTTAGAATTTGCTCATAATCGAGGAGTAAAGGTTTATGTAACGGTGAACTTAATTCCGCATAATGATGATTTTGAAGGGCTACCGGAGTATATTGCTAAGTTAGGTAATTTCGGGGTTGATGCTGTGATTGTAGCTGACCCTGGTGTTTTAAGTATTGTTCAAGAAGTAGCGCCAGATATGGAAATACATTTAAGTACTCAAGCTAATAATGTTAATTGGCGGAGCTTACAGTTCTGGCAGAAGCAGGGTGTGGAGAGAGTAATTCTGGCTCGCGAGCTTAGCATCAATGAGATAAAGGAGATCAATAAACGCGTTGATGTGAAAACAGAATCCTTTATTCATGGTGCAATGTGTATTTCTTATTCGGGGCGCTGTCTTTTGAGTAATTATATGATTAATCGAGATGCCAACCGCGGTGAGTGTGCTCAATCTTGTCGTTGGGAGTATACATTAATGGAAGCAGAGAGGCCGGGCGAGTATTACCCTATTGTTGAAGATGATGCTGGAACATATATCTTTAATTCTAAGGATCTTTGTATGATTGAGCATATTCCTGAATTGATGACAACAGGGGTTAGTAGTTTCAAGATAGAAGGTAGAATGAAGAGTCTGCATTATGTGGCGACAGTAGTTAATACTTATCGTCAAGCGTTAGATGAATGGGCTGAGGATCCCGAAGGTTATACTTACAAAGAAGAGTGGTTAGAGGAGCTAAAGAAGATCAGTCACCGTCATTATACTACTGGCTTCTACTTTGGAAAACCGAGATCAGAAGGGCAGAATTATGAAACTTCTTCTTATGTGAGAAATTATGATTTTATGGGTATAGTTCAGGAATATTTGCCGGAGACGGAAGAGGCAGTAATTGAAGTGAGAAGTAAGTTTTTTGAGGGGGATAAAGTGGAGTTTTTTGGTTCTGAAACTGATAGTTTCATAGAAGAGTTGGAGTATATTAAGAATGAAGAGGGAGAGTTAATTTCTGATGCACCTCATCCGCATCAGTTGATTACTGTTAAAGTAGAACAACCGGTTAATAAGTATGATTTAGTACGGAGAAAAAAGAGGGATAAATAA
- a CDS encoding DUF4911 domain-containing protein produces MDTILIKLEVEKSQMSYVNNILKAYEGLAMVTIIGGDTGKMELQVPPSTKEDVLAILDDLANKIELKITYIEDE; encoded by the coding sequence ATGGATACGATATTAATTAAACTAGAAGTAGAGAAATCACAGATGTCTTATGTGAACAATATTCTCAAAGCCTATGAAGGTTTAGCGATGGTAACGATTATTGGCGGTGATACTGGTAAAATGGAACTTCAGGTCCCGCCTAGTACAAAAGAGGATGTTTTAGCAATTTTAGATGATTTAGCTAATAAGATAGAACTGAAGATAACATACATAGAAGATGAGTAA
- a CDS encoding chemotaxis protein, which translates to MSKDETDILLESGTGELEVLKFKVKGVLYAINVIKVREVLRVENEKIRPLSSKADSVKGMVNIRGDVVTVIDLNDYLDCGIYQESDKDSYRMILTEFNDMKILFIVGEVIGIDRLLWEDIEEPNELMGGLINGVIKLDGELASFLDFEKILTDIKPELSMTIDENKIDEVNRSKRENITLVMAEDSPTIRGVLEDTLRKAGYQDLKIFNDGKRLLDYLLEIKDENPDESILNYVQGVITDIEMPQLDGHTLIRKINEDRYLEELPTMIFSSLITESLRHKGEAVGADRQISKPEINNLISILDELVLD; encoded by the coding sequence TTGAGTAAGGATGAAACTGATATTTTATTAGAAAGCGGAACAGGGGAATTAGAAGTATTAAAATTTAAGGTTAAGGGAGTCTTATATGCAATTAATGTTATTAAAGTGAGAGAAGTTTTAAGAGTAGAAAATGAAAAAATACGTCCATTATCTTCTAAAGCTGATTCAGTAAAAGGAATGGTCAATATTCGGGGAGATGTTGTTACTGTTATTGATCTTAATGATTATTTAGATTGTGGAATTTATCAGGAAAGTGATAAGGATAGTTATCGTATGATTTTAACAGAATTTAATGATATGAAGATATTATTTATTGTTGGTGAGGTAATTGGTATTGATAGATTATTATGGGAAGATATAGAAGAACCTAATGAGTTAATGGGAGGATTAATTAATGGAGTTATTAAATTAGATGGTGAATTAGCTAGTTTTTTAGATTTTGAAAAGATACTTACAGATATCAAACCAGAACTGTCAATGACCATTGATGAAAATAAGATAGACGAAGTTAATCGTTCTAAAAGAGAGAATATAACTTTAGTAATGGCAGAGGATTCTCCTACTATTCGAGGGGTGTTAGAAGACACTTTACGTAAAGCTGGCTATCAAGATTTGAAAATCTTTAATGATGGTAAAAGACTTTTAGATTATTTACTTGAAATTAAAGATGAGAATCCAGATGAAAGTATTTTAAATTATGTTCAAGGTGTTATTACTGATATTGAAATGCCGCAATTAGATGGTCATACTTTAATTAGAAAGATTAATGAAGATAGATATTTAGAAGAACTTCCAACTATGATTTTCTCTTCCTTAATTACAGAAAGCTTAAGACATAAAGGTGAAGCAGTAGGGGCTGACAGACAGATAAGTAAGCCTGAAATTAATAATTTAATAAGTATTTTGGATGAACTTGTTTTGGATTAG
- a CDS encoding 4Fe-4S binding protein yields the protein MKEVLFMKQTEIVGFIGKWSWIFIISFLAIGWKYPIIGSIALICMIAPTITAAWKGGRIWCGSFCPRGSLNDNLLIKISRSATIPKFFRTVWFRIGFALFLIYNFVTGIINAQGNLIKIGFVFYKIILITTMITVFLGIIFHERTWCSFCPMGSLSALITKVKRSWSKQSKQINVNEEKCINCNICAKSCPMDLNPYDFVDGSNKDLDCIHCEECVYNCPVNALKRD from the coding sequence ATGAAAGAGGTGTTATTTATGAAACAAACGGAAATAGTCGGCTTCATTGGTAAATGGAGCTGGATCTTTATTATATCCTTTTTAGCCATTGGGTGGAAGTATCCAATCATAGGCAGTATAGCTTTAATATGTATGATAGCTCCAACAATAACAGCTGCTTGGAAAGGCGGTAGAATCTGGTGTGGTTCTTTCTGTCCCCGCGGTAGCTTAAATGATAATTTATTAATTAAAATCAGTCGTAGTGCAACAATTCCTAAATTTTTTAGAACAGTCTGGTTTAGAATTGGGTTCGCTCTATTTTTAATCTATAACTTCGTGACAGGTATCATCAATGCACAGGGAAACTTAATCAAAATTGGATTTGTTTTTTATAAAATTATTCTAATAACAACAATGATTACAGTTTTTTTGGGCATTATATTTCACGAAAGAACCTGGTGTTCTTTCTGTCCAATGGGTTCATTATCAGCTCTGATAACTAAAGTTAAACGCAGTTGGTCTAAACAAAGTAAACAAATTAACGTTAATGAAGAGAAATGTATTAACTGTAATATCTGTGCTAAAAGTTGTCCAATGGATTTGAATCCTTATGACTTTGTTGATGGTAGTAATAAAGATCTGGACTGTATACATTGCGAAGAATGTGTATATAACTGTCCAGTGAATGCTTTGAAAAGAGATTAA
- a CDS encoding DUF2284 domain-containing protein has translation MNNELKEKLIAKAEKMGVVDIVSFTIDQIEFDSRTLLNCMFGCEDWGNGNTCPSRPGSLKPWEYRKMFEEYSWGLIIHAYDKKLSQEISYELEQLAFKEGYYFAFSLSDCALCSECAGFNDESCRFPKQARPAFHSVGIDVFKTVRKFDLPIETLEEEINEEQNWYSAVFIK, from the coding sequence ATGAATAATGAATTAAAAGAGAAATTAATTGCTAAAGCTGAAAAAATGGGTGTAGTCGATATAGTTTCATTTACAATTGATCAAATTGAATTTGATAGTAGAACATTATTAAATTGTATGTTTGGTTGTGAAGACTGGGGTAATGGTAATACTTGCCCTTCACGTCCTGGTTCATTAAAACCTTGGGAGTACCGCAAAATGTTTGAAGAGTATAGCTGGGGATTGATTATTCATGCTTATGATAAGAAGTTATCACAAGAAATCTCCTATGAATTAGAACAGTTAGCTTTCAAGGAAGGATATTATTTTGCATTTTCATTAAGTGATTGTGCTCTATGTAGTGAATGTGCTGGCTTTAATGATGAATCTTGTCGATTTCCAAAACAGGCACGGCCAGCTTTTCATAGTGTAGGAATTGATGTCTTTAAAACAGTAAGAAAGTTTGATCTACCGATTGAGACCCTAGAAGAAGAAATTAATGAAGAACAGAATTGGTATTCAGCTGTATTTATAAAGTAG
- the sigK gene encoding RNA polymerase sporulation sigma factor SigK: MISGLLAGIGSSLVDGVLVLVSYITNNSAFPQPLDKKEEEKYLKRLLEGDEEAKEVLIEHNMRLVAHIVKKYENAKVDKEDLISIGSIGLIKAIETYDPSKKVKLATYASRCIENEILMHLRQNKKTNREVKLHDPISSDKEGNKMTLMDVYKIDEETVLDKVEMALAEERLYNKIEGLSERERKVVEMRYGLNNLEELTQREIANRLGISRSYVSRIEKKALQKLNRLFCFNGG; this comes from the coding sequence ATGATATCTGGACTTCTAGCCGGAATAGGTAGTAGCTTAGTTGATGGTGTTTTAGTTTTAGTTTCTTATATTACCAATAATAGTGCCTTTCCTCAACCACTAGATAAAAAAGAAGAAGAAAAGTACTTGAAGCGTCTTTTAGAAGGTGACGAAGAAGCTAAAGAAGTTCTAATCGAACATAATATGCGGTTAGTAGCTCATATTGTAAAGAAGTATGAAAATGCTAAAGTGGATAAAGAAGACTTGATTTCTATTGGCTCTATTGGGTTGATTAAAGCTATTGAAACTTATGATCCTTCCAAAAAAGTTAAGTTAGCCACTTATGCTTCTCGTTGTATAGAGAATGAGATTTTAATGCATCTTAGGCAGAATAAGAAAACAAATCGTGAAGTTAAACTTCACGATCCAATTAGTTCGGATAAAGAAGGTAATAAAATGACTTTAATGGATGTCTATAAAATTGATGAGGAAACGGTTTTAGATAAAGTAGAAATGGCATTAGCAGAAGAAAGGTTATATAATAAAATAGAAGGGTTAAGTGAACGCGAACGAAAAGTAGTAGAGATGAGGTATGGTTTAAATAATTTAGAAGAGCTTACGCAGCGGGAAATAGCTAATAGACTAGGTATTTCACGGTCCTATGTTTCTCGAATCGAAAAGAAAGCACTCCAGAAATTGAATCGATTATTCTGTTTTAATGGAGGTTAG
- a CDS encoding DUF5320 domain-containing protein, whose translation MPRGDGTGPTGQGSQTGRQAGYCSGFYQPGYVNDEIPCQRLAYRRGRGNNRGQSRCKGRRGSPNRRR comes from the coding sequence ATGCCTAGAGGAGATGGAACTGGACCTACAGGTCAAGGGTCACAAACTGGACGTCAAGCTGGTTATTGTTCTGGTTTTTACCAGCCTGGATATGTAAATGATGAAATCCCATGTCAAAGATTAGCTTACAGAAGAGGACGTGGAAATAATCGAGGACAGAGTCGTTGCAAAGGACGAAGAGGTAGTCCAAATCGCCGTAGATAA
- a CDS encoding prenyltransferase encodes MNYKTVMKLMDVKTLVAGVIPVFLGSIYSWYSFNKINLIYFILLIIAIILVQSATNMINDYFDFKRGVDDENKEREKVLVSREVTLGQVRVFIIFNKIIAFIIATFIASQTSYYILLVVLFGFIISILYAFGPLPISYTPLGEVVSGLTMGIGITTTVTYIHSGIFNLNTVLLAVPTSIYIGNILLSNNLSDMKVDKKAGRKTLPLFLGRKNSERLWVFNVIMLFLLTLILLLLDLYPKSVLLVVILLFPYRSISNFLSYEKSIDTKERTMQIIGKIGLRYHLAVIIGLLISIIFE; translated from the coding sequence ATGAATTATAAAACAGTAATGAAATTAATGGATGTAAAAACACTTGTTGCAGGAGTTATACCAGTTTTTTTAGGTTCAATTTATTCTTGGTATTCTTTCAATAAAATAAATTTAATTTATTTTATATTATTGATAATTGCTATCATATTAGTTCAGAGTGCAACTAATATGATTAATGATTATTTTGATTTTAAACGTGGAGTAGATGATGAAAATAAGGAGCGAGAGAAAGTTTTGGTAAGTAGAGAAGTTACTTTAGGACAAGTTAGGGTATTTATAATTTTTAATAAAATTATTGCTTTCATAATTGCTACTTTTATTGCTAGTCAAACAAGTTATTATATTTTATTGGTTGTTTTGTTTGGATTTATAATTTCGATTTTATATGCTTTTGGACCGTTGCCTATTTCTTACACTCCTTTAGGGGAAGTAGTATCAGGGTTAACTATGGGAATTGGAATAACAACAACTGTAACTTATATTCATTCAGGAATATTTAATTTAAATACAGTATTATTAGCTGTTCCTACTTCAATTTATATTGGAAATATTTTATTATCCAATAATTTAAGCGATATGAAGGTAGATAAGAAAGCTGGTAGGAAGACTTTGCCTTTATTTTTAGGAAGAAAAAATTCTGAAAGGTTATGGGTTTTTAATGTAATTATGTTATTTTTATTGACATTAATTTTATTATTGTTAGATCTTTATCCTAAATCAGTATTATTAGTAGTAATTTTATTATTTCCTTATAGATCAATTTCGAATTTTTTATCTTATGAAAAGAGTATTGATACTAAAGAAAGAACTATGCAAATTATAGGTAAAATCGGATTAAGATATCATTTAGCTGTGATTATTGGATTATTAATATCAATTATATTTGAGTAG
- a CDS encoding HD-GYP domain-containing protein, translating to MQKILLQKEEIPLIARIISIVDAYDVMTHKRSYKEASNKQEALKELKECAGSQFDPELVKEFIDMISSDSESN from the coding sequence GTGCAGAAAATTTTATTACAGAAAGAAGAAATACCTTTGATTGCTCGTATAATATCAATTGTAGATGCTTATGATGTAATGACACATAAAAGGAGTTATAAAGAAGCATCAAATAAACAAGAAGCCTTAAAAGAATTGAAAGAATGTGCTGGAAGTCAATTTGATCCTGAGTTAGTTAAAGAATTTATAGATATGATATCATCAGATTCCGAATCAAATTAA
- a CDS encoding LysM peptidoglycan-binding domain-containing protein: protein MDGIFLAREIRNRERVLNNLYKRLRQQVTDSDLQDLVRQLRQRQNQQLSLLDDLIEGLEELRPFPPTVRLARHVIQQGETLSQIASQYNTTVANLLRVNPDIEDPDEIQAGMTIRLPIILPPPPECYFEYQVSRGDTSFRLAQRFNITINELVYYNSIKDPDLIYPGQILIIPCSENEEDNFNDNRDGLSKELKFNTLDRSNANNYRGAIEEKLFTASNRAQFKRVLENFAIRVSGRVNFNNDIVIGAVEYDIRKLYLEDKRIRVIVNRKAKGYHLVTVSRDQFMEQGAYRVYFVTRDGRTLDRDRVNI, encoded by the coding sequence ATGGACGGTATTTTTCTAGCTCGTGAAATTCGGAATCGCGAAAGAGTATTAAATAATTTATATAAACGTTTAAGACAACAAGTAACTGATAGTGATTTGCAAGATTTAGTTAGACAATTGAGGCAGAGGCAGAATCAACAACTTAGTCTGCTTGATGATTTAATTGAAGGTTTAGAGGAATTGAGGCCCTTTCCTCCAACTGTCAGGTTGGCTCGACATGTAATACAGCAAGGAGAAACATTATCTCAAATTGCTAGTCAGTATAATACTACAGTTGCTAATTTGTTACGAGTGAATCCTGATATTGAAGATCCAGATGAGATTCAAGCTGGAATGACAATTAGGCTGCCAATTATTTTACCACCTCCACCTGAATGTTATTTTGAATATCAAGTTAGTAGAGGAGATACCTCATTTAGATTGGCTCAGAGATTCAATATAACGATTAATGAATTAGTTTATTATAATAGTATTAAAGATCCAGATTTGATATATCCAGGCCAAATATTAATTATACCTTGTTCAGAGAATGAAGAAGATAATTTTAATGATAATAGAGATGGATTGTCTAAAGAGTTAAAGTTTAATACACTAGATAGGAGTAATGCCAATAATTATAGAGGTGCAATCGAAGAAAAATTGTTTACTGCTTCTAATAGAGCTCAGTTTAAAAGAGTATTAGAAAACTTTGCTATTAGAGTATCAGGAAGAGTTAACTTTAATAATGACATAGTCATTGGAGCAGTTGAATATGATATTAGGAAATTATATTTAGAAGATAAAAGAATCAGAGTAATAGTAAATCGTAAGGCAAAGGGATATCATTTAGTGACAGTATCAAGAGATCAATTTATGGAGCAAGGAGCTTATAGAGTATATTTTGTTACTCGAGATGGAAGAACATTGGATAGAGATAGAGTGAATATTTGA
- a CDS encoding PEP-utilizing enzyme, producing MYLKGLGLGSSTIIGKIQKIEKNNSIIRQGRIIVSEELTYNLYKKGEKIKGIITDYGNTSSHAAILAKQSNLPVIIGAYTKNGKRATDVLQNDDIVKLDLKEGTVCRLTEEELCNMLQEESIIKRR from the coding sequence ATGTATTTAAAAGGTTTAGGATTAGGGTCATCTACTATAATTGGAAAAATACAGAAAATTGAAAAGAATAATTCAATTATTAGACAGGGAAGAATTATTGTTTCTGAAGAATTAACTTATAATTTGTATAAGAAAGGAGAGAAAATAAAAGGGATTATAACTGATTATGGAAATACTAGTAGCCATGCTGCTATTTTAGCTAAACAGAGTAATTTGCCAGTAATTATTGGAGCTTACACTAAAAATGGCAAAAGAGCAACAGATGTACTACAAAATGATGATATTGTTAAATTGGATTTGAAGGAAGGAACGGTATGTAGATTAACTGAAGAGGAATTATGTAATATGTTACAGGAAGAATCAATAATTAAGCGGAGATGA